The Verrucomicrobiota bacterium genome has a window encoding:
- a CDS encoding DUF3368 domain-containing protein — protein sequence MRLIVADTGPINYLIQIGHVDLLFRLARKTVISPSVQAELLHDAAPTDVRAWATQPPAWVEIRRAAREQLTEAKEISATDQEVIVLAKEVNAPLLLMDDQRARRYARAFGVVTFGTLGLLEAAAASLHFLQQWKSFVGHRSSSRTS from the coding sequence ATGAGGCTGATCGTGGCGGACACTGGTCCGATTAATTACCTGATCCAAATCGGCCACGTCGATTTGCTCTTCAGACTGGCGAGGAAAACGGTCATTTCCCCCTCCGTGCAGGCCGAACTTCTCCATGACGCCGCGCCAACCGATGTACGGGCCTGGGCCACACAGCCGCCAGCGTGGGTTGAGATTCGCCGCGCCGCACGAGAGCAGCTCACCGAAGCCAAAGAGATCTCTGCCACAGACCAGGAAGTCATCGTGCTGGCAAAGGAAGTTAATGCCCCATTGCTCCTCATGGATGATCAACGGGCGCGACGGTACGCCCGTGCGTTCGGGGTGGTGACTTTCGGCACACTCGGCCTGCTTGAAGCGGCCGCGGCCTCACTTCACTTCCTGCAGCAATGGAAAAGCTTCGTCGGACATCGTTCTTCATCACGGACGAGTTGA
- a CDS encoding UPF0175 family protein produces the protein MSLTIFIPDDLAAVLGSSPQEREQRAREAIALELYREGKISLRTMGELAGVGGDYWAAENFRIQHNVPLNYSAEDLEADREGADRLMEP, from the coding sequence ATGAGTCTCACCATTTTCATCCCGGACGACCTCGCGGCCGTCCTTGGCTCTTCACCCCAGGAGCGCGAGCAGCGAGCGCGTGAGGCTATTGCGCTCGAACTGTATCGCGAGGGCAAGATCTCACTGCGGACGATGGGTGAGCTCGCCGGTGTCGGCGGTGATTATTGGGCGGCCGAAAACTTCCGCATCCAGCACAACGTGCCCTTGAACTATTCCGCTGAGGACCTGGAAGCGGACCGCGAGGGCGCGGACAGGCTCATGGAGCCATGA